In a genomic window of Onychostoma macrolepis isolate SWU-2019 chromosome 08, ASM1243209v1, whole genome shotgun sequence:
- the serping1 gene encoding plasma protease C1 inhibitor, which produces MYRVLLLLCAGLSLSTCDITVLLNSGIPLICLPDNAPVLADPTYTWSFTSKHTQQQHMLEEKGKILNLRNINSTQEGQYKCVQDGYKEEDRMRLSRTFTIRVEEPPRYQEWQVVKEVAGNDVKLPCRVTEFFSSGNTENPHVVWKRQTENGVMLLKPDKNTDDKEKENKTLQRIFWNSPGEQDWDIKISQTTEEDAGMYYCVITNTSTSNTLSVELEVAAPPPPPCFGYTGPWEDCEEQDSRSGKAILQDSLRDFSVSVYAELKGSKPQTNLIFSPISIAVALYNLLLGARGETRTQLESALRIPAEFSCVHSETKKLQQVIKDTLRMASAIFYSPERQLGEAFVNQSKEFYDVVPEKLTNDSNQNVILINQWVAKKTNKKITELIDYLDDTTSFILLNAVYFNGKWKTVFESTDKRENFIKFSGEVIEVQTLYSSKYNLQMGYSKKLQAEVGKFPLTGKNSLYILVPRTTSEESFALMEDNINKHSIEVMVSEMNKMPAQTAEVILPKIKLTVDTQLEDLLRNLGLSDLFSNPNLCGIFPEEAKSFISDARHSAFLSLTEKGVEAAAATTISFSRSFSSFAALQPFILILWSDEAGAPLFMGRIINPINP; this is translated from the exons CTTTCCCTGTCTACCTGCGACATCACTGTTCTGCTAAACTCTGGCATTCCCCTGATTTGTCTTCCTGATAATGCTCCTGTGCTGGCTGACCCCACATACACCTGGAGCTTCACgtctaaacacacacaacagCAGCACATGCTTGAGGAGAAAGGAAAAATCCTGAACCTCAGAAACATAAATAGCACCCAAGAAGGACAGTACAAGTGTGTTCAGGATGGCTATAAAGAAGAAGATCGTATGAGGTTGAGCAGAACATTCACAATACGTGTGGAAG AGCCCCCACGCTATCAGGAATGGCAGGTCGTCAAAGAAGTAGCTGGGAATGATGTGAAGCTTCCATGCAGGGTTACTGAGTTTTTCTCTTCTGGAAACACAGAAAACCCTCATGTTGTCTGGAAACGACAGACAGAAAATGGTGTGATGCTTCTCAAGCCCGACAAAAACACAGATGACAAAGAGAAGGAGAACAAGACACTTCAGAGGATTTTCTGGAACAGCCCTGGAGAACAGGACTGGGATATTAAAATTAGTCAGACCACAGAGGAAGATGCTGGGATGTACTACTGTGTCATAACTAATACATCTACATCTAATACGCTGTCAGTGGAGCTGGAAGTGGCAG CCCCCCCTCCGCCCCCCTGCTTTGGCTACACTGGCCCATGGGAGGACTGTGAGGAACAGGACAGCAGATCAGGGAAGGCAATTCTGCAGGATTCACTCAGAGACTTCTCCGTCTCTGTATACGCCGAACTTAAAGGTTCAAAACCACAAACCAACTTGATATTCTCCCCAATCAGCATTGCTGTAGCTCTTTACAACCTGCTATTGG GTGCTCGAGGTGAGACCAGAACACAGCTGGAAAGTGCTCTTAGGATTCCTGCAGAATTCTCCTGTGTGCATTCTGAGACAAAGAAACTACAACAAGTGATAAAGGACACACTGAGAATGGCCTCTGCTATCTTTTATTCCCCAG AGCGACAGTTGGGAGAAGCTTTTGTCAACCAATCAAAGGAGTTCTATGATGTCGTGCCAGAGAAGCTGACCAATGACAGCAATCAAAATGTGATTCTCATCAATCAATGGGTGGCAAAGAAGACAAACAAGAAAATCACTGAGTTAATTGATTATTTGGATGACACCACCTcgtttattttgttaaatgcaGTCTACTTTAATG GTAAATGGAAGACAGTTTTTGAATCCACAGATAAACGGGAAAACTTCATAAAGTTTTCAGGTGAGGTCATAGAAGTGCAGACTCTCTACAGCTCCAAGTACAACCTTCAAATGGGCTACAGCAAAAAATTACAGGCTGAG GTCGGAAAGTTCCCTCTTACGGGTAAAAACAGCCTGTACATACTGGTGCCGCGCACAACGTCTGAAGAATCCTTTGCATTGATGGAGgataatataaacaaacattctATTGAAGTAATGGTATCTGAGATGAATAAAATGCCAGCCCAAACCGCTGAGGTCATACTGCCTAAAATTAAACTGACAGTGGACACACAACTGGAGGACTTACTGAGGAATCTGG GTTTGTCAGATCTCTTCTCAAATCCTAACTTGTGTGGAATATTTCCGGAGGAAGCTAAATCATTTATCTCAGACGCCCGTCACAGCGCCTTTCTCTCACTGACGGAGAAGGGAGTGGAGGCCGCCGCAGCCACAACCATCTCTTTTTCTCGTTCCTTTTCTTCTTTTGCAGCTCTACAGCCCTTCATTCTGATACTGTGGAGCGATGAGGCTGGCGCTCCTCTTTTCATGGGAAGAATAATTAATCCAATTAATCcataa